The window CCTTTTTACGATCGGTTGATTCCTCCCCCAGACCCGCAGCGGCTCCAGGCCTTCCTGAATCTGCCAACCGAGGGCTGGCTATTGGAGGCTGGCGGTGGAACGGGACGCATTGCCGCTCTGCTGGCTCCTCTGGTAGGACGATTGGTGGTCAGCGATCTCTCAGGGCCCATGCTCGCCGAATCAATGGCGAAGACCATTGCATGCCCTGTACAGGCAGATGTGTCACATTTGCCCTTTCCTGACGGGCACTTTGACCGCGTGTTGGTGGTCGATGCCCTGCACCATTTCAGCTATCAGCAGCAGGCTGTTGCCGAGTTGGTTCGGGTGTTGAAACCCGGTGGTCGTCTGGTGATTGAAGAGCCCGACATCACTCAACTGCAGGTCAAGTTCGTTGCCCTGGC is drawn from Chloroflexota bacterium and contains these coding sequences:
- a CDS encoding methyltransferase domain-containing protein; the protein is MPANNFLFDHSAPFYDRLIPPPDPQRLQAFLNLPTEGWLLEAGGGTGRIAALLAPLVGRLVVSDLSGPMLAESMAKTIACPVQADVSHLPFPDGHFDRVLVVDALHHFSYQQQAVAELVRVLKPGGRLVIEEPDITQLQVKFVALAEKVALMGSHFHSPDEIAAMIADCGLPARIEKEERFAAWIIADKK